From a region of the Pseudomonadota bacterium genome:
- the sucD gene encoding succinate--CoA ligase subunit alpha gives MSILINKNTRVITQGITGKTGQFHTQISRDYANGQSCYVAGVNPKKAGQDFEGIPIYGTVVEAKQQTGATVSVVYVPPAGAAAAILEAVEAELDLVICITEGIPVKDMIELRHSMRSMNSRTLLLGPNCPGVITPDELKIGIMPGHIHRKGRIGVVSRSGTLTYEAVAQLTELGLGQSTAVGIGGDPVNGLKHIDVLKLFNEDPGTDAVVMIGEIGGTDEETAAVWVKEHMSKPVVGFIAGVTAPPGKRMGHAGAIISGGQGTAEGKLEIMDASGISITRDPSKMGSLLQSVL, from the coding sequence ATGTCGATCTTAATAAATAAAAATACGCGAGTTATTACCCAAGGAATTACGGGAAAGACCGGTCAGTTTCATACTCAAATCAGTCGGGATTACGCAAACGGTCAATCTTGTTACGTTGCTGGCGTGAATCCGAAAAAAGCTGGGCAAGATTTTGAGGGGATCCCGATTTATGGAACGGTGGTTGAGGCGAAACAGCAAACCGGGGCAACGGTATCTGTGGTTTATGTGCCCCCAGCCGGGGCCGCTGCTGCGATACTGGAAGCAGTAGAGGCGGAACTTGATTTGGTGATTTGTATTACTGAGGGAATTCCGGTTAAAGACATGATTGAGCTCCGGCATAGCATGCGTAGCATGAATAGTCGTACGTTATTGCTTGGGCCAAATTGCCCAGGTGTGATCACGCCTGATGAATTAAAAATTGGGATCATGCCGGGACATATTCATAGAAAAGGCCGTATCGGTGTGGTTTCTCGATCTGGGACGTTGACGTATGAAGCTGTTGCTCAATTAACTGAGTTGGGTCTCGGGCAAAGCACGGCTGTCGGTATTGGTGGCGATCCTGTTAATGGCCTCAAACACATTGACGTATTAAAACTATTTAATGAAGATCCAGGAACTGATGCCGTTGTGATGATCGGTGAAATTGGTGGTACCGATGAAGAAACTGCAGCCGTTTGGGTTAAGGAGCACATGTCAAAGCCAGTTGTGGGATTCATAGCTGGAGTTACTGCGCCTCCTGGAAAAAGAATGGGACATGCAGGAGCTATCATTTCAGGCGGTCAGGGAACTGCCGAAGGAAAGCTTGAAATCATGGATGCCAGTGGCATTTCGATCACTCGAGACCCATCTAAAATGGGATCGCTGCTACAGTCAGTTCTCTGA
- a CDS encoding glutathione S-transferase N-terminal domain-containing protein: MIDLYTWGTPNGRKVSIMLEELATDYRTISINIGKDEQFSTEFLAISPNNKIPAIVDHDTDSGSPLALFESGAILIYLAEKFQRFLPASGPNRYTAIQWLMFQMGGPGPIFGQVHHFLRAAPEPIPYAIDRYQKETARLYGVLDDHLSKNEFMSEDYSIADIATFPWVARHEWHKIELANYPSVSIWYDTIGNREAVKKGMAVPFLN, from the coding sequence TTGATAGATTTATACACATGGGGAACGCCGAACGGCAGAAAAGTCTCGATCATGCTGGAGGAGCTAGCCACAGACTACCGAACAATCAGTATCAATATTGGTAAAGACGAACAATTCTCTACTGAGTTCCTGGCGATCAGCCCCAACAATAAAATTCCAGCGATTGTCGATCACGACACAGATAGTGGATCACCTCTAGCACTCTTTGAATCGGGTGCCATTTTGATTTATCTAGCAGAAAAATTTCAGCGATTTCTGCCAGCCTCAGGCCCTAATCGGTACACCGCCATTCAATGGCTCATGTTCCAAATGGGCGGACCTGGACCAATATTTGGACAAGTCCATCATTTTCTTCGAGCCGCGCCAGAACCAATTCCCTATGCTATTGATCGTTATCAAAAAGAGACTGCCCGGCTGTATGGTGTGCTTGATGATCACTTGTCTAAAAATGAATTTATGTCCGAAGACTACTCAATAGCCGATATCGCTACATTTCCTTGGGTGGCTCGACACGAATGGCATAAAATCGAACTGGCCAATTATCCTAGCGTTTCTATCTGGTACGACACGATCGGAAATAGAGAGGCAGTCAAAAAAGGAATGGCAGTTCCTTTTCTGAACTAA
- the cca gene encoding multifunctional CCA tRNA nucleotidyl transferase/2'3'-cyclic phosphodiesterase/2'nucleotidase/phosphatase (catalyzes the addition and repair of the essential 3'-terminal CCA sequence in tRNAs without using a nucleic acid template; phosphohydrolase activities include hydrolysis of pyrophosphate, 5'-nucleoside tri- and diphosphates, NADP, and 2'-AMP with the production of Pi, metal-dependent phosphodiesterase activity for 2',3'-cAMP, 2',3'-cGMP, and 2',3'-cCMP, and hydrolysis 2',3'-cyclic substrates with the formation of 2'-nucleotides and 3'-nucleotides; these phosphohydrolase activities are probably involved in the repair of the tRNA 3'-CCA terminus degraded by intracellular RNases), producing MNKPSYYLVGGAVRDDLLGLPVTDRDFVVVGSSVEEMIAQGFIPVGRDFPVFLHPRTKEEYALARTERKAGHGHQGFTFRAEPSVTLEQDLERRDLTINAIAKSTEGALIDPFDGVSDLKKRVLRHVSGAFVEDPLRVLRVCRFTSKLDFDIHPETYSLMVNIVNSGELEHLSPERIWNEITKGLMGTAPARMIDNLINCGALNAISNTFSHGTLKPGNRELIFKALDLAAANQSSIEIRVAIFSLLTEQDLTAIIRNKSPDVVARNIEYAKALLTRLRASKSQYQTSVLLLSHLGSISHASELSNEHMLDLVMHLDGLRNPERFKNVLAAAKIIGHILAEETYPQHLASLTHALDILKSLKYDDLPNRENVGTINQRIRNTRVTALKHGLPKQK from the coding sequence ATGAATAAACCATCTTATTATCTAGTTGGCGGAGCAGTCAGGGATGATTTACTGGGTCTGCCGGTCACTGATCGAGACTTTGTGGTAGTGGGCTCGAGTGTCGAAGAAATGATCGCACAAGGTTTCATTCCGGTAGGTCGAGACTTTCCAGTGTTTCTACATCCTCGCACGAAAGAGGAATATGCTCTTGCACGCACTGAGCGCAAAGCGGGCCACGGTCATCAAGGTTTTACCTTTCGTGCGGAGCCCTCAGTAACCTTAGAGCAAGATCTAGAGAGAAGAGATCTAACGATTAATGCGATCGCCAAATCCACTGAAGGCGCATTGATCGATCCATTTGACGGAGTTTCCGACCTAAAAAAAAGAGTACTCAGGCATGTCAGCGGCGCCTTTGTTGAGGATCCACTGCGCGTACTTCGAGTATGCCGATTTACGTCTAAACTTGATTTCGACATTCACCCGGAGACATACAGCCTCATGGTTAATATCGTTAATTCGGGTGAGCTGGAGCACTTGAGTCCTGAACGAATTTGGAACGAGATCACAAAGGGGCTCATGGGAACAGCTCCAGCTCGAATGATCGATAACTTGATAAACTGCGGGGCTTTAAATGCAATTAGCAATACATTCTCACACGGTACGCTTAAACCTGGAAATCGAGAACTCATTTTCAAAGCTCTTGACCTTGCCGCAGCCAATCAATCGTCCATTGAAATTAGGGTAGCAATTTTTTCGTTATTGACCGAACAGGACCTCACCGCGATTATCAGGAACAAAAGCCCCGACGTGGTCGCCCGTAATATCGAATATGCGAAAGCATTATTGACCCGACTCAGAGCCTCTAAGTCTCAATATCAAACTTCCGTGCTTCTTTTAAGCCATCTTGGCTCAATCTCTCACGCATCTGAGCTATCAAATGAACATATGCTGGATCTTGTGATGCACCTTGACGGTTTAAGAAACCCAGAACGCTTTAAAAATGTCTTGGCCGCCGCGAAAATTATCGGCCACATCCTTGCGGAAGAAACGTATCCACAACATTTAGCAAGTCTTACGCATGCATTAGACATATTAAAATCACTCAAATATGATGACTTACCGAATAGAGAAAATGTCGGCACCATCAATCAACGCATAAGAAATACGCGCGTTACCGCTTTGAAACACGGACTTCCTAAACAAAAATAA